A single region of the Halorussus gelatinilyticus genome encodes:
- a CDS encoding acyltransferase — MGEDCTVSPNATVGHRHREDARPPRIGDRATIRSGSIVYADVEIGDDFTTGHGVLVREDTAVGDDVVVGTNTVIDGTTAIGSHVSLQTGVYVPTNTAIGSEVFVGPNAVLTNDAYPIRKEYELEGPTLEDHVSVGANATLLPGVTVGEGSFVAAGAVVTEDVPPETLAVGAPAAFRELPEELRGGNEIA; from the coding sequence TTGGGCGAGGACTGTACGGTCTCGCCGAACGCCACGGTCGGCCACCGCCACCGCGAGGACGCCCGACCGCCGCGCATCGGCGACCGAGCGACGATTCGCTCGGGCAGCATCGTCTACGCCGACGTGGAGATCGGCGACGACTTCACCACGGGCCACGGCGTGCTGGTCCGCGAGGACACCGCCGTCGGCGACGACGTGGTGGTCGGCACGAACACCGTCATCGACGGGACGACCGCTATCGGGTCGCACGTCAGCCTCCAGACGGGCGTCTACGTGCCGACGAACACGGCCATCGGCAGCGAGGTGTTCGTCGGGCCGAACGCGGTGCTGACCAACGACGCCTACCCGATTCGGAAGGAGTACGAGTTGGAGGGGCCGACGCTCGAAGACCACGTCTCGGTCGGCGCGAACGCGACCCTGCTGCCCGGCGTGACCGTCGGCGAGGGGTCGTTCGTCGCGGCCGGAGCGGTCGTGACCGAGGACGTGCCGCCCGAGACGCTGGCGGTGGGCGCGCCCGCCGCATTCCGGGAACTGCCCGAGGAGCTGCGAGGGGGGAACGAGATAGCATGA
- a CDS encoding DegT/DnrJ/EryC1/StrS family aminotransferase produces the protein MSVPIADPEMGEREIERVREVMESGRIADGPEVRAFEDEFAALCETDHAVATSNGTTALHTAFEALGIGPGDAVVTTPFSFVASANAIRLAGAEPVFADIDPETYNLDPVAVEEVVRERDDVAALLPVHLYGLPAEMDHLLDVADDYDLAVVEDAAQAHGAEFRGRPVGSLGDAACFSLYPTKNMTTGEGGVVTTDRDDVAERASSFVNHGRPPEGGYEHVRVGHNFRMTSIAAAIGRVQLDRLPDYNAARRSNAAYLTDSLADAAVETPAEPDDRTHVYHQYTIRTSERDGLADYLDEVGVGTGVYYPTPIHEQPAYEGVSHDAPVAERAADEALSLPVHPNVSEQDLRTIVSAIQEYER, from the coding sequence ATGAGCGTCCCCATCGCCGACCCCGAGATGGGCGAGCGCGAAATCGAGCGCGTCCGCGAGGTCATGGAGTCGGGCCGCATCGCCGACGGGCCGGAGGTCCGAGCCTTCGAAGACGAGTTCGCGGCGCTCTGCGAGACCGACCACGCCGTCGCCACGAGCAACGGGACGACCGCGCTCCACACCGCCTTCGAGGCGCTCGGCATCGGGCCGGGCGACGCGGTGGTGACGACGCCGTTCTCGTTCGTCGCCAGCGCGAACGCGATTCGCCTCGCCGGGGCCGAACCGGTCTTCGCCGACATCGACCCCGAGACGTACAACCTCGACCCGGTCGCGGTCGAGGAGGTCGTCCGCGAGCGCGACGACGTGGCCGCACTCCTGCCGGTCCACCTCTACGGTCTCCCGGCCGAGATGGACCACCTGCTCGACGTGGCGGACGACTACGACCTCGCTGTCGTCGAGGACGCCGCGCAGGCCCACGGCGCGGAGTTCCGGGGCCGACCGGTCGGGTCGCTCGGCGACGCGGCCTGCTTCTCGCTGTATCCGACGAAGAACATGACCACGGGCGAGGGCGGCGTCGTGACGACCGACCGCGACGACGTGGCCGAGCGAGCCAGCAGTTTCGTGAACCACGGCCGACCGCCCGAAGGCGGCTACGAACACGTCCGGGTCGGCCACAACTTCCGGATGACCTCCATCGCGGCCGCCATCGGCCGAGTCCAGTTGGACCGTCTGCCCGACTACAACGCGGCCCGGCGGTCGAACGCGGCGTACCTCACCGACTCGCTGGCCGACGCCGCAGTCGAGACGCCGGCCGAACCCGACGACCGGACGCACGTCTACCACCAGTACACGATTCGGACCAGTGAGCGCGACGGACTGGCCGACTACTTGGACGAGGTGGGCGTCGGCACCGGCGTCTACTACCCGACGCCTATCCACGAACAGCCGGCCTACGAGGGCGTGAGCCACGACGCGCCGGTCGCCGAGCGCGCCGCCGACGAGGCGCTGTCGCTCCCGGTGCATCCGAACGTCTCCGAACAGGACCTCCGAACCATCGTCTCCGCAATCCAAGAGTATGAACGCTGA
- a CDS encoding DUF7344 domain-containing protein, with protein sequence MSRADELSQDEVFEVLKSPRRRYALYYLRQEGGETELSDLTEQVAAWENETTPAALSTEQRKRVYISLYQTHLPKLDEADIVEYDRDEGVVRLGDRASDLDIYLGDVSREEFPWDRYYLGLVGASSLMVAAVWLDVPPFGMIPGLVLATLILVVFGVSAIVHYFRYRRGGNVGTPPEIHRVNGQEN encoded by the coding sequence ATGTCTCGCGCTGACGAGCTCTCCCAGGACGAGGTCTTCGAGGTTCTGAAGAGTCCCCGACGTCGGTACGCGCTGTACTACCTCCGACAGGAGGGCGGCGAGACCGAACTGTCGGATCTGACCGAACAGGTCGCGGCGTGGGAGAACGAGACGACTCCCGCGGCGCTCTCGACCGAACAGCGCAAGCGCGTGTACATCTCCCTCTACCAGACTCACCTGCCGAAACTCGACGAGGCGGACATCGTGGAGTACGACCGCGACGAGGGAGTCGTCCGACTCGGCGACCGGGCTTCGGACCTCGACATCTATCTGGGCGACGTGTCCCGCGAGGAGTTCCCGTGGGACCGGTACTACCTCGGACTCGTCGGTGCGAGTTCCCTGATGGTCGCGGCGGTCTGGCTCGACGTGCCGCCGTTCGGCATGATTCCCGGACTCGTGTTGGCGACGCTCATTCTCGTGGTGTTCGGCGTCTCGGCTATCGTCCACTACTTCAGGTACAGGCGCGGCGGCAACGTCGGCACCCCGCCCGAGATACATCGCGTCAACGGACAGGAGAACTAG
- the glmM gene encoding phosphoglucosamine mutase yields MFGTSGVRGRIGDEVTCDLALAVGRALASEGYRDVVVGRDARESGRMLADAAVSGLRECGADVIRLGEAATPTVARSVGWRDADAGLMVTASHNPAPDNGLKLWNPSGQAFDERQREAIAARVREEKYDLRAWDGLGEATTWDDADERHARAVTSAAAPGNCSIVVDVGNGVGQVTAEALRRLGHDVRTLNDRPDGSFPARPSEPTAENCRGLSRFVAATDADLGIAHDGDADRMRAATESGEFVAGDLLLALFAREAANPGDEVAVPVDTSLTVADCLEAQGASVSRTRVGDVYVAERATGGGVAFGGEPSGAWIWPGETLCPDGPLAACRLAGLVARRGSLDRLVGEIETYPLERGNVETDRKAAAMERVRERLLGTYDDVNTLDGVRVGTEDGWFLVRASGTQPLIRVTAEARNEERTEKLFAEAETTVEEAIRAVERASAEGESERASRRS; encoded by the coding sequence ATGTTCGGAACGAGCGGCGTACGCGGACGAATCGGCGACGAAGTGACCTGCGACCTCGCGCTGGCGGTCGGGCGAGCGCTCGCCAGCGAGGGGTACCGAGACGTCGTGGTCGGCAGAGACGCCCGCGAGAGCGGCCGGATGCTGGCCGACGCCGCGGTCTCGGGCCTCCGGGAGTGCGGCGCGGACGTGATTCGCCTCGGCGAGGCGGCCACGCCCACCGTCGCCCGGAGCGTCGGCTGGCGGGACGCCGACGCCGGCCTGATGGTGACCGCCAGCCACAACCCGGCCCCGGACAACGGACTGAAGCTCTGGAACCCGTCGGGACAGGCCTTCGACGAGCGCCAGCGCGAGGCCATCGCGGCCCGCGTGCGCGAAGAAAAATACGACCTCCGCGCGTGGGACGGTCTCGGCGAGGCGACGACGTGGGACGACGCCGACGAGCGCCACGCCCGAGCGGTGACGAGCGCGGCCGCACCCGGCAACTGCTCGATAGTCGTGGACGTCGGTAACGGCGTCGGGCAGGTCACGGCAGAGGCGCTCCGGCGACTCGGCCACGACGTGCGGACGCTCAACGACCGGCCGGACGGATCGTTCCCCGCGCGCCCGAGCGAACCGACTGCCGAGAACTGCCGGGGTCTCTCCCGGTTCGTCGCGGCGACCGATGCCGACCTCGGTATCGCGCACGACGGCGACGCCGACCGGATGCGCGCGGCCACCGAATCGGGCGAGTTCGTCGCGGGCGACCTCCTGCTCGCGCTGTTCGCCCGCGAGGCCGCGAACCCCGGCGACGAGGTGGCGGTCCCCGTGGACACGAGCCTTACGGTCGCGGACTGCCTCGAAGCGCAGGGCGCGTCCGTCTCGCGCACGCGCGTCGGCGACGTGTACGTGGCCGAGCGCGCGACCGGCGGGGGCGTCGCCTTCGGCGGGGAACCCAGCGGCGCGTGGATTTGGCCCGGCGAGACGCTGTGTCCCGACGGTCCGCTGGCGGCGTGTCGGCTCGCGGGACTGGTCGCCCGCCGCGGGTCGCTCGACCGACTCGTCGGCGAGATAGAGACCTACCCGCTCGAACGCGGCAACGTCGAGACCGACCGGAAGGCGGCCGCGATGGAGCGCGTCCGCGAGCGACTGCTCGGGACGTACGACGACGTGAACACCTTGGACGGCGTGCGCGTCGGGACCGAGGACGGCTGGTTCCTCGTGCGCGCGAGCGGGACCCAACCCCTGATTCGGGTGACTGCCGAGGCCAGAAACGAGGAGCGCACCGAGAAGTTGTTCGCAGAAGCCGAAACCACCGTCGAGGAGGCGATTCGCGCGGTCGAGCGTGCCAGCGCCGAGGGGGAATCCGAGCGCGCGAGTCGGCGGAGCTAA